Within Lolium rigidum isolate FL_2022 chromosome 5, APGP_CSIRO_Lrig_0.1, whole genome shotgun sequence, the genomic segment GTATCCGTTTCAGTTTAATTTGTCAGATTTTGTTGTCTAGACAGTTTGCAAGGAAAAAAACGGTTAAGCTCTGGCTGAAGTAGGAAAAACCATGGACACCGACCGGCGAGGACGCCAGACAGAGACATCCCTCCCCGGGCCCACGGGCAGAAGGATGCGCAAAGGCAGCGAAAGGAAACGCTCCATGGAGGGAGAAGGGAGGcaacgcctcgcctcgcctcgctgcGGAGGAAAACCAAATCAAGCGGTGGATGGAAACTCCAACGCCCTACCGCTCGCTGGCCCCAAACCCAGCAAGCTCCTCCTCGCCTCGGAATCTCGGATTGTTGTCTCTCTCGGTCACGTTCACGCGCCCGCGCCCCACCGCACGCGCGAGAGGCGATCGCACACCGCACCGGATAGATGACGATGGAGGCGCCCCCTCCTCAACCCCCGTTCCCGTTCCCGTGGCCTGAGCCCTCCCAACGCCACGCGCTCTCCCTCTCGCTACCGGTTCTCCTCTCCGTCTAGATCTACCTTCCCCCCTCCCCACCCTCCGCCGCCCTCCTGGATTCCCCGCCTCCCGCCGGCCACCCTCGCTGGGTCCTCGGCCTCTCCTGCGCCATGGACGGCGGCGGGGACGCGCGCCTGCCCAGGAACAAGGGCAAGACGAAGcgggccccggcggcggcgccgccgcctcccccggaGAGCGGCAGGGGAAGGGACCGGTTCGAGGCGCTCTGGCACGACTACCACGATTTGCTCCAGGTCAGCGCACGAACCTGCTCCCACCTCTTCTCCCCTCCTCTGCCGTTGTTGGCCGGTGACGGTAAACTCGGCGATCTCTTCGTATCGTACTATCAACTTATTATCGCATACCACATGGCCTTCTGGCCGCCGCAACTCTGCCGTGTCACGCCGCCCGCCGTTTCATCTTTGGTGGTAGCGCCCCGCGTTTTGTCTGTCTGACTGATTGATGTTCTGGAAGCACTTCAGTTGGAGGATCGGTAAATCCGCGATCGAGGCTTTTACTGTTGTACTGCTCATGTTGGCTACAAATTTTCAATGGGGTGTCAGCGATTAGTTCTAATTGCCAATGTATTACTGCATATACTCGATTGGACTCGGAGCCGATACTTTAGTTGGAGGACTGGTAAATTCGGGGTGGAGCCATTCACTGTAGCACTGCTCATGTTCTTGGTTACACTGGGGCGTCAGTAACTATTCTACTTACTACACACCAATGCCATGTACGTATAGTCGATTGGACTCGGTGCTGACACTGAGAGCTTGACTGACGCAGGAAACCGAGGCGAAGAAGCGGAGGCTGGAGAGGATGCACCGGCGAAAGCTTGGACTGCTGGCTGAAGTCAAGTACGACAGACACTTCCTTCCCTGATCAGTTCCTGTCACCAATCTGGTGCTTAACATTCATTCGCCCTGTTATTCCCTTCAGCTAAAATACACGGGAACTGTGTTTTTACTGCCAGGTTCTTGCGGAAGAAGTTCAGCTCGTTTGTGAACGACGATCCGCAGCAAACGCAGTACAGTCTGAAGAACAAAAAGCCTCGGCAGCAGATTCCATCTACCCTGGGAATGAATGAAGGGCCGTCTACCAGCAAGGGCACAAATATGGACTTGAATCAGGATTCTGCAATGGTATGTATTGAAGTGCCAAGACTGTAGTCTCATCTGAATTTTTTCTGACGATGTGGTGCTTCTTTACTTGTGGAATTGCGTTTTCTGATAATTTGGGTTCCTTTTTAGCTGCAGAATGGGGTGGGAGCTGGACGGCAGGGGTACCAGGACCATTCAGAACCTGGGAGGCATGATCTGGCGGGGGTAGATGAAGATATGATGAACTCTAATGTCAACATGTCACTTCATAGGGGTACAGGGAACTCTCCAGCCACTGATGATAAGAGGGCAACCGCATGGCAAGACAGAGTAGCTTTAAAGATCTAGTCCCGCCGTAGGCCTGGCTATGGAATGGCATCCTTTTTTCTGATGATGATTGGACTGCGCCCCGCTTAGTTTCTCAAATATTCTGCAGGGCCTTGTAAATGAATAATTGAAAAGGATAGGCATAGCCCAGAGATAGTTCGACACACTTACAGACAGACAAGATCGGTCTTATTACaatgctatgaaacattaaccctAGATTTTGAGTTACCGGTGTTTGCCCGTGCCTTTTCTTTTGACGTATGTTATGAAGGATTTATAGACAATGCTTTTCTTCTTGCACTAATCTTTCCAAGGgaaagagatgatatttatgctCATCTTTCTGTGGTTATTCAGGAGTGTGCCAACTGCCAAGTATATCGTTCATTGTAGAATGTTAATGAGCAGACCATACAGTTGCTTGTTCAGCCATATGCAAAGCAAATGATTTGTTCCTACTGGAAGGCCTTGGATCATCTGCTAATCTCAATAGGCATATCAAAGTGCTGGACTATAGTATTAGCAAATGAACATATTATATCactgaaaaaagaagaagaatgatACCCCCTCTGGTCCATAATAAATGTCGGAGTATTACAATCTTGCAATGCCGTTACTTGATTCAAATTTAAAGACCCTATGCGTtgcaatgcccccccccccccccccccctaacaaCAATACTCATGCAACGTCACTGGTGTTGCACTGCAAAACGCACACCTCGAAAAAGCTCGAACTCTGAAGGTGGTTCATTATTGCTGTAAGAGCCATCCGAATGTATTTGTTTTGAGCTGTCCAAAAGGTAATTTCTTCACTTCTCAAGACAGCCTATTTGCATGATGTCGCCTTCACAGCAAGAATGAGCTTATGTTGATGTTTTCTGCCTGCGCAGTGTTGTTCAAACTGATCTTTAGAATGACATTTGGCCTGGCACATGGTGCAATGCCACTCCGAGGATGATATTTGGCCCTGAGCAATTTCTGGTGGATTAATTCTCTTCTGGATATTTTTTTCGCCGAGGGCCTGAACACTCATCTGCTGGCTCTCCAAGTCTAAACTACCATTTATTTCTTCAGCATGTTGTGGCACACTGTTTGGAATCAACTTTGCTTTCCATGACTCAGAATTCAATACCTTGCAGTATAATTTGACCATGTCTGGGGTCAGCAGGTCAGATTCGCAACTACAAATACCTTGGCAAATGCTGCAAGTCCGTGCTGAAGGTGTCTTCTCTGCATGCTCCGGCACATCTCTCTGCTGAGATTTTGCTTCCAGTGACACAATGTCCTTTGAAGTATCATTGTTAGTGCCTTCTTTGCATGTGGATTCAATGTGGAGACTGCTCACTTTCGCAATATTGCCTTTGCCAAGCATCACATCGAACTTCCGTTGACGCATTCTGCTTTTGCGTTCATGATCAAACTGAGGTTCAGAGTTACATTTGGCCTCACACACAGCAGATTCCACTTCCGGGGGTGGTTCTTGGTCCTTGGCAATTTGTCGAAGATTGTTTTTCCATTGGTTAAAATTTTCGCTTAGTGCCTGAACATTCAGCTGGGGTCTCTCCAAGTCAAATTCGCCATTCATTTTCTTAGCGTGTTTTGGCACATCGTTTGGAATCAACTTTGCTTTCCGTGACTTCATGTACATGTCTCTGGCCATAGCTTGGATCTTCAAATTATATTCACAGTTACATATACCTTGGCAAATGCTGCAAGTCCGTTCAGAAGGTGTCTTCTGTACATGCTCCAGGACATCCCTTTCCTCTGATTTTGCTTCCAATGACACAATGTCCTTTGACATATCATTGTTACTGCCTTCTTTACATGTGGATTCAATGCCCACTTTTGCAATATCGCCTTCGTTAAGTATCACATTGAACTTCTGTTGATGCTTTCTGCTTTTGCCCTGATGATCAAATCGAGGTTCAGAGTTACATTTGGCCTCACAAACAGCACATTCCACTTCCGGGGGTGGTTCTTGGTCCTTTGCAATTTTTACTTTAGCTCGGATGTGCCTTCTACACATCAGGCCGATCTCCAAATCTGATTTGAAGTTACAGATACCTTGGCAAATGCTGCAACTCTGTACTGAAGGTGGTTTCTCTGCATGCTCCGGCACATTGCTATCATGCGATTTTTCCTGCGACACAATGTTCTTCGCAACATCAATGATATTGCCTTCTTTGCATGAGGATCCGATGTGGAAACTGCTCACTTTCGCAAGATCGCCCTCGTGAAATATCGCATTGATCTTCTGTTTATGGTTTCTGCTTTCACTGTGATGCTCAAACTGTGGTTCAGCGTTACACTGGGCCTCACACATTTCTTGGTCCTTGGCAATTTGGTGAATACTGTTTTTCTGTTGGTCGATGTTTTTGTGTAGGGCCTGAACATCCACTTGATGTCCCCCGTCTCTGAGGTGGCTCTCCAAGcctaattcaccattcattttctGTAAGTGCTGTGGCATGCCTTTTGGATCCAAATTTCCTTTCAGTGACTCAGAATTCACTGCCATGTTCTTGCATTGTTCGGCGAGGGCCCGGATCTCCAAATCTGACTCACAGCAAGTGATAGTTTGGCAAATGTTGCAACTCCCTACTGAAGGTGGCTTCTCTGCATGCTGTGACACATTGCTCTCATGCGGTGCTATGTTCTTCGCCGTATGATTGTTGCTGCCCACATTGCTTGAGGCTATGATGTTCTGCTGGTGCTTTGTGCTTTTGAGGTGCTCCTCCAAGTCCGAATGGCATGTACCATTGTCCTGGCAGGTGCTGCAACTCCATTTTACGGACAATGTGTTTATCTGATCAGTGCCAGGAGAAGGTTCAGCTTCTGCTCTCGTCTTCTGACCACTGATGGCCTTAATTCTTGATTCCAATATTGCTATTATTGACTTGTGCTTCTTCCCTACCCAATGCATCTGTAGGTTCTTCTCACTGTTTACTTGCACCTGGCACACGGCGCAACTCCATTTCATGAGT encodes:
- the LOC124654401 gene encoding uncharacterized protein LOC124654401 isoform X2 gives rise to the protein MDGGGDARLPRNKGKTKRAPAAAPPPPPESGRGRDRFEALWHDYHDLLQETEAKKRRLERMHRRKLGLLAEVKFLRKKFSSFVNDDPQQTQYSLKNKKPRQQIPSTLGMNEGPSTSKGTNMDLNQDSAMNGVGAGRQGYQDHSEPGRHDLAGVDEDMMNSNVNMSLHRGTGNSPATDDKRATAWQDRVALKI
- the LOC124654401 gene encoding uncharacterized protein LOC124654401 isoform X1, translating into MDGGGDARLPRNKGKTKRAPAAAPPPPPESGRGRDRFEALWHDYHDLLQETEAKKRRLERMHRRKLGLLAEVKFLRKKFSSFVNDDPQQTQYSLKNKKPRQQIPSTLGMNEGPSTSKGTNMDLNQDSAMLQNGVGAGRQGYQDHSEPGRHDLAGVDEDMMNSNVNMSLHRGTGNSPATDDKRATAWQDRVALKI
- the LOC124656916 gene encoding uncharacterized protein LOC124656916 is translated as MEFSRRGRATDFAADSHRCPEPPPHGDAMLVMSDALLWQLQKNRLRHEIIVAELTKIERAMALRVVPMPRHGMPQCRGPVNCWDRYGDVGEDVKLPDNDAQQSAESRSWKPVMKDRVDRCWNPCKCSSETVPPNKKSLEVKWELTGTTILVKKPKPLMKWSCAVCQVQVNSEKNLQMHWVGKKHKSIIAILESRIKAISGQKTRAEAEPSPGTDQINTLSVKWSCSTCQDNGTCHSDLEEHLKSTKHQQNIIASSNVGSNNHTAKNIAPHESNVSQHAEKPPSVGSCNICQTITCCESDLEIRALAEQCKNMAVNSESLKGNLDPKGMPQHLQKMNGELGLESHLRDGGHQVDVQALHKNIDQQKNSIHQIAKDQEMCEAQCNAEPQFEHHSESRNHKQKINAIFHEGDLAKVSSFHIGSSCKEGNIIDVAKNIVSQEKSHDSNVPEHAEKPPSVQSCSICQGICNFKSDLEIGLMCRRHIRAKVKIAKDQEPPPEVECAVCEAKCNSEPRFDHQGKSRKHQQKFNVILNEGDIAKVGIESTCKEGSNNDMSKDIVSLEAKSEERDVLEHVQKTPSERTCSICQGICNCEYNLKIQAMARDMYMKSRKAKLIPNDVPKHAKKMNGEFDLERPQLNVQALSENFNQWKNNLRQIAKDQEPPPEVESAVCEAKCNSEPQFDHERKSRMRQRKFDVMLGKGNIAKVSSLHIESTCKEGTNNDTSKDIVSLEAKSQQRDVPEHAEKTPSARTCSICQGICSCESDLLTPDMVKLYCKVLNSESWKAKLIPNSVPQHAEEINGSLDLESQQMSVQALGEKNIQKRINPPEIAQGQISSSEWHCTMCQAKCHSKDQFEQHCAGRKHQHKLILAVKATSCK